In Ptychodera flava strain L36383 unplaced genomic scaffold, AS_Pfla_20210202 Scaffold_98__1_contigs__length_335564_pilon, whole genome shotgun sequence, the following proteins share a genomic window:
- the LOC139129188 gene encoding uncharacterized protein codes for MPSSKADDDDDSMFDGIHEHVVSVEDDVLAPGITMTFDDPEPTGVPEKKKIEVEDMETDDMDNGYTQQDQSSIPHVEETTNSSMAMQEEPSKKVNNNSATIDSLIFVLGQTKEVDKFDKHVIV; via the exons ATGCCCTCTTCAAAAgcagatgatgacgatgattcCATGTTTGATGGTATCCATGAACATGTCGTATCAGTTGAGGATGATGTACTTGCTCCTGGAATAACAATGACCTTTGATGATCCTGAACCTACTGGTGTACCTGAGAAGAAGAAAATTGAAGTTGAAGACATGGAAACAGATGATATGGACAATGGCTACACTCAACAGG ATCAGTCAAGCATACCTCATGTCGAAGAAACCACAAATTCAAGCATGGCCATGCAAGAAGAACCATCAAAGAAGGTTAACAACAACTCCGCCACGATTGACAGTCTAATATTTGTGCTAGGACAGACAAAAGAAGTAGACAAATTTGACAAACACGTAATCGTTTGA